The following coding sequences are from one Musa acuminata AAA Group cultivar baxijiao chromosome BXJ2-4, Cavendish_Baxijiao_AAA, whole genome shotgun sequence window:
- the LOC135609034 gene encoding arabinogalactan protein 20-like encodes MAAIPKVLVAVLVLALATVVPSVQAQAPAPSPTSDGTSIDQGIAYLLMLVALVLTYLIHPLDASPYKLF; translated from the exons ATGGCGGCAATCCCTAAAGTTTTAGTGGCCGTTTTGGTTCTCGCCTTGGCGACTGTTGTGCCGTCCGTCCAGGCTCAGGCTCCCGCCCCATCACCTACCAGCGACG GCACATCAATCGACCAGGGGATTGCTTATTTGCTAATGCTTGTGGCCCTGGTTCTCACCTACCTCATCCACCCCTTGGATGCCTCCCCCTACAAGCTCTTCTAA
- the LOC135610052 gene encoding reticulon-like protein B1, translating into MAEHEESVAESLLEKITEKFHGGDSSSSDSDGEKSSVVDSSAPSAAEVVKAKIYRLFGREKPVHKVLGGGKPADVFLWRNKKVSAATLGGATAIWVLFELMEYHLLTFVCHSLILSLAIMFLWSNASTFINKSPPRIPEVSIPEDMTVNIALSLRYEINWAFAALRDIALGRDLKKFLSVIAGLWVFSIIGNFCNFLTLFYIAFVTLHTVPPLYEKYEDKVDAFAEKAQTEFKKHYNVIHAKYLSKIPKGPLKDKKFQ; encoded by the exons ATGGCGGAGCACGAGGAGTCGGTGGCGGAGTCTCTGCTGGAGAAGATCACTGAGAAGTTCCACGGCGGGGACTCTTCATCGTCAGATTCGGACGGCGAGAAATCATCTGTGGTGGACTCCTCGGCGCCGTCCGCCGCCGAGGTTGTCAAGGCCAAGATTTACCGCCTCTTCGGGCGCGAGAAGCCCGTCCACAAGGTCTTGGGTGGTGGGAAAC CTGCTGATGTTTTCCTATGGAGGAATAAGAAGGTATCGGCTGCCACGCTCGGTGGAGCGACGGCCATCTGGGTCTTGTTTGAGTTGATGGAGTACCACTTGCTGACCTTTGTTTGCCATAGTCTCATCCTGTCCCTGGCCATCATGTTCCTCTGGTCAAACGCATCAACTTTCATCAACAA GTCCCCTCCACGCATTCCAGAGGTAAGCATTCCGGAAGATATGACTGTGAACATTGCACTTTCGCTTCGATATGAGATCAACTGGGCTTTTGCTGCTCTGAGGGACATCGCATTAGGGCGTGACCTTAAGAAATTCCTTTCT GTCATTGCTGGCCTGTGGGTTTTCTCAATCATCGGCAATTTCTGCAATTTCTTGACCTTATTTTATATAG CGTTTGTCACACTGCATACGGTGCCGCCACTGTATGAGAAgtatgaggacaaggttgatgctTTTGCTGAGAAAGCACAAACTGAGTTCAAGAAGCATTATAACGTGATTCATGCAAAATACTTGAGCAAGATTCCAAAGGGGCCATTGAAGGATAAGAAGTTCCAATAG